GCACATTGACCCTGATCAGGAGTAAATGTATATACCCCATTATTTGTATTACTTACCACTGCAGGACTCCATGTACCAGTGATAGCAGGGTTGTTAGTCGAGCTAAGAGGTAGCGTTGGCGCATTATCTCCGCTACAAATAGTAGTAGGCGTAATGCTAAATGTAGGTGTTGTGCTATTGTTTACTGTAATAGTTATTGAAGTAGTACTTGCACATTGTCCCTGGTTAGGAGTAAATGTATAAGTACCTCCTGTTGTATTGCTAACTACAGCAGGACTCCATGTGCCTGTAATAGCAGGATTATTAGTTGAAGTAAGCGGCAATGTTGGCGCAGTAGCTCCACTACAGAAACTTAAAGGAGTGATATTAAATGTTGGTGTTGTAGTAGCTCCCGGGGTAGCCGTTACCGTTGGTGCATTTGTTACAAAGTAATTGTATGTAGAATCGGTAGCTACGCCGTCCCATGTAAATGGAACTAACAAATAATTATAAGTAGTATTTGCCTGCGCTGTTGCATCTACATAAGTAAGTGTTGCACCGCTGCTAACAGTAGCCACTAAAGTTGTTCCCGAAGGAAGGTCTCCTTGTTTTGTAGCTACTCTTGTTTTAATACCGCTGGTAGTTGGATTGTTGCCATCCTGTCTGCGCAAAATTATATAACCTGTTTGTGATGCTTCATTAGGTGCCGGAAATTGGATAGTAGTCCAGTTCAACGTTACACCCGAACAAGTTGCAGCACTTAGTGTAGGCTGTACCGTTGGTAATTGAGATAAAGTGTAAAAGCTATCTGCTACGCTAACACCCGTTAAGTTACCGGCATTATTAGCATAACCTACATAATAATATTTTGTTTGTGGACTTAACCCTGTACGTACACTTGCATAAGCTCCTAAAGAAGTACCACCTTCTGCACCTGCATTTGAAAGAACAGGTTGCGATGTTGCATACGCTGTACCTCTTGCTATTATTGTAGAAGGACTGCCATTTACTTTACCGGCAGAAACAACTGTAGCTCCTAACTTAGCAGACGTTGCAGTAATAGAATCTTTAGTTGGTGTGGTTACAATTGGCGGCTCAGGGCATATTTGTAACCCTACGCTCTTAAACTGATCTGAATATAAGTAAGACCCTGTAGATTGACCATTCCATTGAACTTGTGCCTGGCGACCACCACTAGCATTGTCCTGATCATTTACACCAACATCGATACCAATAACCTGACCGCTAGCAGGTGTACCATACGTGTCAGCAGGATTAGGAGGAGTTGGTAATAAGAACACACCAGGATGCGCAGCATCTTTACCCCAGGGAATTGCCGCTTCCAATAAATAACCGGTAGGTGTTACAACCATTTTCCAATCTACCAATGGAGCAACTCTGTTAAATGCTGCACCTTGAAATTGATTAGGTCCACCGTAAGATTGACCACTTAAAGAAGTAGCACCCAAATTGAAACGCAATTGTATATCATTTACCTGGTCGTAAGCATGTTGGGGGTTATCATTCGGATCTAAGTAAAACTCTATTCCATCCACTTCATAGTAATTAGCACTTGTACCCATAGTTGCACCTGCAACAGGTACTCCACCTAATCCTGATGGTTGAGAAATTAAGGAAGCGTCAGTTACTTCAACCAATAAATACAACGAATCTGTAGTCCATAATGATCTCCAGTTCTGTGTATTATTATTGGTTCCCAAAACAACTGAAGTCAATGCGTTTGCTGGTGCTGATGACCAAACCTGATCGATAGTACCATCAATAACAGGAGGAGCTGTCGTAAATGTTGTAGCACCATCACTACTTGTATTATTTGTACAAGGAGGAGTTGGAACCAAATTAGTTGTTGCAGTTATAGTAGCTGACCATGCTGAAGCTGCTGTTGCATTAACTGCTTGTACTCTGTAATAATAAGTAGTTGCAGATATTAAACCACTAGCTGCATATGAAGTAGAAGTCAACCCTGTTTGTGTTGTTACTCCTGTTGCAAAAGTTGGATCTGTTGATATTTGTATAGTATAAGTAAAAGGAGCATTACCTTGATTAGCAGGCGCTGTCCAATTAGCTGTAAATCCGCTTCCTGATATATTTGATGCAGCAGTTGCTGTTGGAGGGTTTGGCGCTGTAACAAATGTAATATCACCACCCGTGCCGCTTCCGGCAGTTGCCATATAGTGATAAACAGTATTAGGAGTTAACCCTGTAACCACTGCCGAATCTGCAGTAGAAGAAGTGCTGTTTATAGGACTATGGATAGTAACCACTGATGAACCATATGAAGTGCTTGTTCCCCAATTAAAGCCCGTTTGTACCTGGCTTCCTTGTGTATTGTACCCACCCTGGAATGTTGCACCTGTTGTAGTTACCGATGTTGGTGGTAATGTTGAGATAATTGGAGGTTGTCCTAATGTAAAGAATAAAGACGTGCCTGATCCTATATCATTTGAGTTGGTAATTTGATTGCCTGATGCTGTACCACCAATAGATGTATACACACCATTTACAGTAGTATTGCTTTCGCTAATTAACGTATAAGGCGTTACCGCATTTGGAGTTTGAAGAGAAACAGTTGAACCTTGTATAGGAGCACTTACACCTAATGACCAATATTGATTACCTAGGGCAGAAAGTGTTCCATCAAAAGTACCATTTGAGCTTGTATTAAATGCCTGAACTGTCATTGCAGTAGTTACACCAACAGCTGATAAATTTAAAGTCAATGGTAAATAAGCTGGTGTACAAGCAGCACTATTTCCTACAGGGAACACATAAGTTGCAGCTGTACCGGCTATTGAATTCCATTTAACAGGTCCATCAATATATGAACTGGATGAACCTCCCGAAATTGCTGAAGTAGTAGAATTAGAAACGAATAAAATATTTGTAGTTGAAGTTGAGAATATACCTTGTGATAAAGTAAGATTATTCGTTACCGTTACCGGAGTAAATAATTTTACAAAAGCACTTGCTGCAACAGATAAATTGTAAAAAGTTTCTCCCGCAGGTATATTCTTTGTTATAATAGAATCAGGATTAGCACAAGTACCTGCACCGCCAAAAGTAACAGTACAATTATTGCTCACAAACCCAAGATTAGTTCCTGTTGCCTGGTAATCTTTCCAGCTGCCTTTCACTAACATTCCTGAACTAGGAGCAGAAAATCTTGAATTACCTGTTAACACAAAACCACCACACCAAAAATTAGTTATTCCTGAAAAATTCACTTGCGCATTAATACTGCTTAATGTATCACCAATGCTAAGAATACCATTCAGGCTTCTATCACCCGTTGCAACCCATCCGTAATTATTACCCGCAGAAGTACCCAAACCACAAAGCGTTACATTATTAGGATAGCCCGGAGTTACCCCAATGGTACCACTTCCACCTGCCATTCCAACCCATAAGGTTGATAAAAAGTTTGCCTGGTTCCATTGGTTGTTGCCATATAAGAATAAAGTAGATTGCGGACCCCAGATTATTGGATTACCACTTGCTTTAAATTGATTAGCGCTAGCACCTGTAACAGCAAATACACCATTAACTTTTGTATTTACACCATTGTTGGTGCTTAAGGTCAATTGCATATTTCCGCCGGTAGCTGTTGTAATATTATTAAACGTTACTGCTCCATTTACTGTAGTAGTTGCCGGACCACCAGCGCAAACTATTGTTCCTCCATCTACATCTGCATCACCTGCGCCATCGCCTGCATGGGCAAAATCTCCACCAGTAGCATTAATAGTAATTGTTTTAGAAAAAGATATTACCTGGTTGGTCAATTTCAATAATCCTTGTGTAAGATTGATAGTAGCTGCTGTATTAGTTCCGCTATTACCAAATGTTACCTGTGCGGCTTGTGTAGAATTAGTAATATTCACTACATCCGTTGCATTGGGTGTAGAAACGGTAAAAGTATACAGGTAAACTGTACCGCCACCTGAGATCGTTGCATTGGCTGCATTTAACAGGATGGTTGCTTTTGTGCAATTCAATGTCATCCCAGACGGAACATTTAATGTTCCCCCAATAGCAAATGAAAATGTATTTGTATTGGAGTAGCTTACATCCATTGTACAGGTATTACCTGAGGGAATCACCAAATTTTCAGTACCATTTGGCACATGCCCGGCGCTCCAGTTAGCAGCTGAATTCCAATTGCCATTGGTTGCAGTAAAAGTATTTTGTGCTACTGCAATACCTGATATCAATACAGTAAAGCAAAGAACAAAAAATTTAAAAGCAGACAGACGTAGTGTAGTTTTCTTCATATAAAGCAGTTAATTAATTTTCAATTTAGAAAATGATTGATGAAATCCGAAAGATTTTTATGCAAGACAGTACTCTTGTTATTAACTTCAACTAAAAGGGAAACTTCCATCGGCATGTCTGGCATCGTTTGCGTAATCTGTATGGGAAAATAAGAAACCTTAAAATACTATTAATTTCTGTTTCGGGCAACGAATATATGAAAACAAGCAAAAAGCAAACAATCAATGTTTAAAGCATATAGAAAATATTTAGTTTTGGTAGCATAACCTTCATATAATATGCTGATTTTCAACATATATATCAAATATAAAAAAATAATAAATATAATTTATCGTTTACCAATTTCAAGGCATTTTTGTTCAAAAATAAAATTTTAAAAATTGGCATTAATAACAAAACCCCGCAATAAGCGGGGTTTTGTTATTTGTTATTAGAGAGAAATAATTAAGAATTATTTTC
The Ferruginibacter albus DNA segment above includes these coding regions:
- a CDS encoding sugar-binding protein, with the protein product MKKTTLRLSAFKFFVLCFTVLISGIAVAQNTFTATNGNWNSAANWSAGHVPNGTENLVIPSGNTCTMDVSYSNTNTFSFAIGGTLNVPSGMTLNCTKATILLNAANATISGGGTVYLYTFTVSTPNATDVVNITNSTQAAQVTFGNSGTNTAATINLTQGLLKLTNQVISFSKTITINATGGDFAHAGDGAGDADVDGGTIVCAGGPATTTVNGAVTFNNITTATGGNMQLTLSTNNGVNTKVNGVFAVTGASANQFKASGNPIIWGPQSTLFLYGNNQWNQANFLSTLWVGMAGGSGTIGVTPGYPNNVTLCGLGTSAGNNYGWVATGDRSLNGILSIGDTLSSINAQVNFSGITNFWCGGFVLTGNSRFSAPSSGMLVKGSWKDYQATGTNLGFVSNNCTVTFGGAGTCANPDSIITKNIPAGETFYNLSVAASAFVKLFTPVTVTNNLTLSQGIFSTSTTNILFVSNSTTSAISGGSSSSYIDGPVKWNSIAGTAATYVFPVGNSAACTPAYLPLTLNLSAVGVTTAMTVQAFNTSSNGTFDGTLSALGNQYWSLGVSAPIQGSTVSLQTPNAVTPYTLISESNTTVNGVYTSIGGTASGNQITNSNDIGSGTSLFFTLGQPPIISTLPPTSVTTTGATFQGGYNTQGSQVQTGFNWGTSTSYGSSVVTIHSPINSTSSTADSAVVTGLTPNTVYHYMATAGSGTGGDITFVTAPNPPTATAASNISGSGFTANWTAPANQGNAPFTYTIQISTDPTFATGVTTQTGLTSTSYAASGLISATTYYYRVQAVNATAASAWSATITATTNLVPTPPCTNNTSSDGATTFTTAPPVIDGTIDQVWSSAPANALTSVVLGTNNNTQNWRSLWTTDSLYLLVEVTDASLISQPSGLGGVPVAGATMGTSANYYEVDGIEFYLDPNDNPQHAYDQVNDIQLRFNLGATSLSGQSYGGPNQFQGAAFNRVAPLVDWKMVVTPTGYLLEAAIPWGKDAAHPGVFLLPTPPNPADTYGTPASGQVIGIDVGVNDQDNASGGRQAQVQWNGQSTGSYLYSDQFKSVGLQICPEPPIVTTPTKDSITATSAKLGATVVSAGKVNGSPSTIIARGTAYATSQPVLSNAGAEGGTSLGAYASVRTGLSPQTKYYYVGYANNAGNLTGVSVADSFYTLSQLPTVQPTLSAATCSGVTLNWTTIQFPAPNEASQTGYIILRRQDGNNPTTSGIKTRVATKQGDLPSGTTLVATVSSGATLTYVDATAQANTTYNYLLVPFTWDGVATDSTYNYFVTNAPTVTATPGATTTPTFNITPLSFCSGATAPTLPLTSTNNPAITGTWSPAVVSNTTGGTYTFTPNQGQCASTTSITITVNNSTTPTFSITPTTICSGDNAPTLPLSSTNNPAITGTWSPAVVSNTNNGVYTFTPDQGQCASTAQVNITVAGKPSVTVNADKTTIAQGDIVTLTGTSNVQGSYLWTSAPDAGFSTTTAASTTSRPNVTTLYTLTVTNGNCTGSDTVTVTVQNLSPCVINVPKAFSPNGDGNNDVWKLSSDCEVKLIVSVYNRWGGLIYHSDGYNNDWNGTYKGNNVADGTYYYVVRGLFPNGSVHTLTGNVTILR